Proteins found in one Methanofollis fontis genomic segment:
- a CDS encoding chloride channel protein encodes MRKTMSDGAITYQRVFLIAIVVGVISGVGALLFFEGLKIGTHFFMETIVGYSLPEEGQSFTEIAMWSPPQSPWLILPVICLGGLLSGLLVYTYAPEAEGHGTDAAIRAFHGEGRIRRRIPLLKALTAIITISTGGSAGREGPTAQMSAGFGSMVADFLGLSERERRIAIATGIGAGIGTIFKAPLGGAILAAEILYTRDFESDAIVPAFLASVIGYAIFGFFEGFEPVFSPVSVDWSVVHLPFFLLLGAFSAVFGILYIQTFYGTKKVFSSFFEKHRIPNHIKPLSGAFLTGAIVVSLCYISPETAMMGLGGLGTGYGFVQLALYSMLPLSVLLVLPFVKILTTSLTVGSGGSGGVFAPGLVIGGAAGGAIGMALHIVIPSLIPPEIIPGFVVVGMISCFGAISHAPIAVMIMVVEMTGNFSLFVPAMGAVAVAHVLIGEKTIFIEQVPNKAQSGAHRGEFSVDVLEEISVEEVMVGRPAVISLDPTDPCEKVFSLITTTHHTGYPVLEGNRIVGIITTRDVRELLADGDLSLPVSERMSRNVVTIAETSTLEEALQVMIEHDIHHLPVVREDDPFILSGFLTRTDLMLAHTRFLSTRK; translated from the coding sequence ATGAGGAAAACCATGTCCGATGGCGCCATCACGTATCAACGAGTATTCCTCATTGCAATCGTTGTCGGGGTCATCTCCGGTGTCGGCGCCCTCCTGTTCTTCGAAGGCCTGAAGATCGGGACACATTTTTTTATGGAGACGATCGTCGGTTATTCCCTGCCTGAGGAGGGGCAGAGTTTCACCGAGATCGCCATGTGGTCCCCACCGCAATCTCCATGGTTGATCCTGCCGGTGATCTGCCTTGGCGGTCTCCTCTCCGGTCTCCTCGTCTATACCTACGCTCCGGAGGCGGAGGGGCACGGGACTGACGCGGCGATCCGCGCCTTCCATGGCGAAGGGAGGATCAGGCGCCGCATCCCCCTCCTCAAGGCGCTGACCGCCATCATCACCATCTCCACCGGCGGAAGTGCGGGGCGTGAAGGTCCCACCGCCCAGATGTCCGCCGGGTTCGGATCGATGGTGGCGGATTTCCTGGGTCTTTCCGAGCGTGAACGCCGCATCGCCATCGCCACCGGCATCGGGGCGGGCATCGGAACGATTTTCAAGGCCCCGCTCGGCGGGGCCATTCTGGCAGCAGAGATCCTCTACACCCGAGACTTCGAATCCGATGCAATAGTACCCGCTTTCCTGGCCTCAGTGATCGGTTATGCAATATTTGGTTTTTTTGAAGGATTTGAACCGGTGTTTTCCCCGGTATCGGTGGACTGGTCGGTTGTGCACCTCCCCTTCTTCCTCCTGCTCGGCGCCTTCTCCGCCGTCTTCGGAATCCTCTATATCCAGACATTTTACGGGACAAAAAAGGTATTTTCGTCGTTTTTCGAGAAGCACCGGATCCCGAACCATATCAAACCCCTCTCCGGCGCCTTCCTGACCGGGGCCATCGTCGTCTCCCTCTGCTACATCTCCCCCGAGACAGCGATGATGGGGCTTGGAGGACTCGGCACCGGCTACGGTTTTGTCCAGCTCGCCCTCTACTCGATGCTGCCCCTCTCGGTCCTGCTCGTCCTCCCCTTCGTCAAGATCCTGACCACATCCCTGACCGTCGGTTCCGGCGGGAGTGGAGGTGTGTTTGCCCCGGGCCTCGTCATCGGCGGTGCCGCCGGAGGTGCCATCGGCATGGCCCTGCACATCGTGATCCCCTCCCTCATCCCCCCGGAGATCATACCAGGCTTTGTGGTCGTGGGGATGATCTCCTGTTTCGGCGCCATCTCACATGCCCCCATCGCCGTGATGATCATGGTGGTAGAGATGACCGGAAACTTTTCCCTTTTTGTACCGGCCATGGGTGCGGTGGCCGTTGCCCATGTGCTCATCGGTGAAAAGACAATTTTTATCGAGCAGGTACCAAACAAGGCACAGTCCGGAGCGCACAGGGGAGAATTCTCCGTCGACGTGCTGGAGGAGATCAGTGTTGAGGAGGTGATGGTGGGGCGCCCTGCCGTCATATCCCTCGACCCCACCGACCCTTGCGAGAAGGTCTTCTCCCTCATCACCACCACACACCATACGGGCTACCCGGTGCTCGAAGGCAACCGGATCGTCGGGATCATCACCACACGGGATGTCCGGGAACTCCTTGCAGACGGGGATCTCTCGCTGCCGGTGAGCGAGCGGATGAGCAGGAATGTGGTGACGATCGCTGAGACCAGCACCCTTGAGGAGGCGCTCCAGGTGATGATCGAGCACGACATCCATCACCTGCCGGTGGTCCGTGAGGATGACCCATTCATTCTCTCCGGTTTTCTGACAAGGACCGACCTGATGCTGGCCCACACCCGCTTCCTTTCCACGAGGAAGTAA